The DNA sequence GCTTTAGCTATTTGATCTTCAATTAATTGACCAGAAGCGACTAACAACTCATCAGTTAATGGATTATAAACATCATTTAATGATACACGTCCAACAATTCTTTCAGAAAGTTTTTCAACAATTTCATCATTTTTCTTTAATGGCTCTACTTCTACACCTCTTAATGTACCACAATCTTCAGTATTGATAATAACATCTTGAGAAACATCTACCAGACGACGTGTTAAATAACCTGCATCGGCTGTTTTAAGGGCCGTATCCGCAAGACCTTTACGAGCACCGTGCGTAGAGATAAAGTATTCTAAAATTGAAAGACCTTCCTTAAAGTTAGATAGAATTGGATTTTCAATAATCTCTCCTCCACCTGCATTCGATTTTTTAGGTTTTGCCATTAATCCACGCATACCTGTAAGCTGACGAATCTGTTCTTTAGATCCACGAGCTCCAGAATCAAGCATCATAAACACCGAGTTAAATCCTTGTTGGTCTTCACGAATACGTTTCATTGACAATTCAGTCAATTCTGCATTGGTAGAAGTCCAAATATCAATAACTTGGTTATAACGTTCGTTATTTGTAATAAGCCCCATGTTATAGTTTCCGGTAATACCATCCACTAAACCATTAGCCTTATCAATCATGGATTGCTTTTCTGGTGGAATGATAATATCTCCTAAACTAAATGACAATCCACCTTGGAAAGCGAATTTAAATCCTAAAGTTCTAATATTATCTAAGAAATCAGCCGTTTCTGGAACGGATGTTCTTTTAAGGATTTCACCAATAATATCTCTTAAAGATTTTTTGGTCAATACTTGGTTGATATATCCAGCTGCTTGAGGCACGTGTTGATTAAACAATACACGCCCAACCGTAGTTTCAATAATCATTGGAGCAAGTTTACCATCTTCATTAATATCAATGGTTCTTACTTTTATACCAGCATTCAAATCAACTTGTTGCTCATTGAAAGCAATTTCTACTTCCTCTGGAGAATAAAAAGTTAATCCTTCACCTTTAATTGGTACTTCTGGAGTTGAAGTACGAAGTTTGGTCATATAATAAAGACCAAGTACCATATCTTGAGAAGGTACCGTTACAGGTGAACCATTAGCTGGATTTAAGATATTATGTGATGCCAACATTAATAATTGACATTCCAAAATAGCCTCTGGACCTAATGGTAAATGTACCGCCATTTGATCACCATCAAAATCCGCATTAAATGCCGTACAAACCAATGGGTGTAATTGAATAGCTTTCCCCTCAATTAATTTTGGTTGGAATGCTTGGATACCCAATCTGTGTAAAGTAGGCGCACGGTTTAGTAATACTGGATGTCCTTTCAGAACATTTTCCAATATATCCCAAACTACAGGCTCTCTTTTATCTATAATTTTCTTTGCAGATTTTACTGTTTTTACAATACCTCTTTCAATTAATTTTCTAATTACAAAAGGTTTGTATAACTCAGCTGCCATGTTTTTCGGCAGTCCACATTCAAATAATCTTAATTCTGGTCCAACAACAATTACCGAACGTGCAGAATAATCTACACGTTTACCAAGTAAGTTTTGACGGAAACGTCCTTGCTTACCTTTAAGTGAATCGGATAACGATTTTAATGGTCTATTAGAATCTGTTTTTACGGCAGACGATTTACGTGTGTTATCAAACAACGAATCTACAGATTCCTGTAGCATACGTTTTTCATTACGTAAAATCACTTCTGGAGCTTTTATCTCAACCAATCTTTTAAGACGGTTGTTACGGATAATAACTCGACGGTATAAGTCATTTAAATCTGATGTTGCAAAACGACCACCATCCAACGGCACTAAGGGACGTAATTCTGGCGGGATAATTGGCACAACTTTCATTATCATCCATTCTGGACGATTTTCTCTGTTGTTATTAGACTCTCTTAGAGCTTCAACAACTTGCAAACGTTTTAAAGCTTCTGTTTTACGTTGTTTAGATGTTTCTGTATTTGCTTTATGACGTAATTCGTATGATAAAGATTCTAAATCTATCCTCGCTAATAAATCAATTAAACATTCAGCTCCCATTTTAGCTAAAAACTTATTAGGATCTGTATCATCTAAATATTGATTATCTTGAGGCAGTGACTCTAAAATATTTAAATATTCTTCTTCTGTAAGGAAATCCAATTTTTGTAAAGGCTCTCCTTCTTCATTTTTTGCATTACCAGGCTGAATTACTACGTAACGTTCGTAGTAAATTATCATATCTAATTTCTTAGATGGTAAACCTAATAAATAACCAATTTTATTTGGTAACGAACGGAAGTACCAGATATGAGCCACAGGAACAACAAGGTTGATATGCCCGACTCTATCACGACGTACTTTCTTTTCAGTTACTTCTACACCACAACGGTCACAAACGATTCCTTTGTAGCGAATTCTTTTATATTTACCACAAGCACATTCATAATCCTTTACAGGACCAAAAATACGCTCACAGAACAAACCATCTCTTTCTGGTTTGTGAGTTCGATAATTGATAGTTTCTGGTTTTAAAACCTCACCTCTTGACTCTGCTAAAATAGACTCTGGTGACGCTAAACCAATGGAGATTTTATTAAATCTCTTTACTGTATTCTTATCTTGTTTTCTTGCCATAATTCGTATAGTGTGCAGTTCGCAGTCTTCAGTCTTCAGTGAACTCAAAAGTTAATTGAAAACTGAGACAACTCACCTAAAATTATTCCTCTAATCTAATATCTAATCCTAATCCTTTCAATTCGTGCATAAGTACGTTGAAAGACTCTGGTAATCCAGGTTCTGGCATTGGTTCGCCTTTTACGATTGCTTCATAAGTTTTAGCTCTACCAATAACATCATCAGATTTAACAGTTAGGATTTCACGTAAGGTACTTGATGCTCCATAAGCTTCAAGTGCCCATACCTCCATCTCACCAAAACGTTGACCACCAAACTGGGCTTTACCACCAAGCGGTTGTTGCGTAATTAATGAGTATGGTCCGATAGAACGTGCGTGCATTTTATCGTCAACCATGTGTCCTAATTTCAGCATATAAATAACACCAACAGTTGCCGGTTGATCAAAACGATTACCAGTACCTCCATCATATAAATATGTATGTCCGTATCTTGGAATTCCAGCTTCATCTGTAAACTCGTTAATTTGATCAATTGTAGCACCATCAAAAATAGGTGTTGCATACTTACGGTTTAATTTTTGTCCTGCCCAACCAAGAACAGTTTCATAAATTTGACCGATATTCATACGAGATGGTACACCAAGTGGATTCAATACAATATCTACAGGTGTTCCGTCTTCTAAGAAAGGCATATCT is a window from the Pseudalgibacter alginicilyticus genome containing:
- the rpoC gene encoding DNA-directed RNA polymerase subunit beta', whose protein sequence is MARKQDKNTVKRFNKISIGLASPESILAESRGEVLKPETINYRTHKPERDGLFCERIFGPVKDYECACGKYKRIRYKGIVCDRCGVEVTEKKVRRDRVGHINLVVPVAHIWYFRSLPNKIGYLLGLPSKKLDMIIYYERYVVIQPGNAKNEEGEPLQKLDFLTEEEYLNILESLPQDNQYLDDTDPNKFLAKMGAECLIDLLARIDLESLSYELRHKANTETSKQRKTEALKRLQVVEALRESNNNRENRPEWMIMKVVPIIPPELRPLVPLDGGRFATSDLNDLYRRVIIRNNRLKRLVEIKAPEVILRNEKRMLQESVDSLFDNTRKSSAVKTDSNRPLKSLSDSLKGKQGRFRQNLLGKRVDYSARSVIVVGPELRLFECGLPKNMAAELYKPFVIRKLIERGIVKTVKSAKKIIDKREPVVWDILENVLKGHPVLLNRAPTLHRLGIQAFQPKLIEGKAIQLHPLVCTAFNADFDGDQMAVHLPLGPEAILECQLLMLASHNILNPANGSPVTVPSQDMVLGLYYMTKLRTSTPEVPIKGEGLTFYSPEEVEIAFNEQQVDLNAGIKVRTIDINEDGKLAPMIIETTVGRVLFNQHVPQAAGYINQVLTKKSLRDIIGEILKRTSVPETADFLDNIRTLGFKFAFQGGLSFSLGDIIIPPEKQSMIDKANGLVDGITGNYNMGLITNNERYNQVIDIWTSTNAELTELSMKRIREDQQGFNSVFMMLDSGARGSKEQIRQLTGMRGLMAKPKKSNAGGGEIIENPILSNFKEGLSILEYFISTHGARKGLADTALKTADAGYLTRRLVDVSQDVIINTEDCGTLRGVEVEPLKKNDEIVEKLSERIVGRVSLNDVYNPLTDELLVASGQLIEDQIAKAIEESPIESVEVRSALTCEALHGICAKCYGRNLATGKMVQRGEAVGVVAAQSIGEPGTQLTLRTFHVGGIAGNISEDNKLVVKFNGIAEIEDLKTVKGEDNEGNEIDIVISRTSELKLTDKKTGITLSTNNIPYGSTLSVKNGQELSKGDVVCSWDPYNGVIISEFAGKIKYENIEQGITYQVEIDEQTGFQEKVISESRNKKLIPTLHIEDSKGEVIRSYNLPVGAHLMIDDGDKIKVGKILVKIPRKSAKAGDITGGLPRVTELFEARNPSNPAVVSEIDGVVSFGKIKRGNREIIVESKLGEVKKYLVKLSSQILVQENDYIKAGMPLSDGSITPNDILNIKGPSAVQQYLVNEVQEVYRLQGVKINDKHFEVVVRQMMRKVRIIDSGDTIFLEDQLAHKDDFIKENDDIFGMKVIEDAGDSTNLKAGQIISPRELRDENSILRREDKELVVARDAMPATATPILQGITRASLQTKSFISAASFQETTKVLNEAAVAGKVDDLEGLKENVIVGHRIPAGTGMRRYTDIIVGSKEEFDEMMQAKELNYN